Below is a window of Drosophila nasuta strain 15112-1781.00 chromosome X, ASM2355853v1, whole genome shotgun sequence DNA.
TTGGGTCGTTGTGGCATTTGTTAGTTTCTTTCATTGACATGTGATGACAGACATGGTCCTTTCTACTTGCGCAGGCACTTGGCATCATCCTTGGAAATGCACTTGAGGCTGCGGTAGTCGAAGCGCTCCTTGTTATCGCAGCGCAGATGTACGTACTTATGTTTGCCCGATTTCTTGACCTCACAGCGATAATACTTACGGCAATCGCGTACATCGGGATAAACATCGTCTTCGTCGCATTCATCCTCATCCTTTAGCTTCTTGATCACGTCCTTAACGTATTGCTTCTTCTCCTTGGAGTTCAAGTCTTCACTGTCCTCGTCTTCGCTGGACTTTTTCTGTTCACTGTCCTTGCTCTCCTTGGAATCCTTTGACTGTTTGCTATCCTTTTTGTCGTCCTTCTTCTCTTCTTCGGAATTAGACTTCTTCTTATCACTGTCGTCCTTTTTATCCTCGTCAGAATTGTTGGACTTCTTTTTGTCTTTCTCTTCCTTGGAGTCCTTGGATTTATGTTCCTccttcttgttgttcttgtccTCAGAAGAGTTattattcttctttttctcATTGTCCTTTTCCTCATTAGAGTCCTTTGGCTTTTTGCTATCCTTGTTTTCGGCTGAACTATTATCAGCGGGACTTGGCTTTTTCTGCTCTTGCTCCTTGGACTGATCTTCAGTCTTCTTATTGTCTTGCTCAACCGATGCATTCTCATTGGAGATTGTACCACCCGATGGCTGTTCGATAGACTCAGCAGTCTCCGGTTTGTTGTTCGATGGCAAGGCAGGCTTGTTTGTTGGAATCCAGCCGTTTACCCAGTTGTGCCAATTGGGCCAGAAGGGTCGTCGAGTAGGTGCTACTTGGCCATTACCTGATTCATGTGGACGAGGCCAGAATGGAAATTGAGGGATTGGTCGAATAGTAGGCCTGGTAGGAACTGAAGGAATTAGAGGAATAACTGGTGGATTGATAGGAGCGTTGGGAATAACTGGAGTACTAGGAGAGTTGGGAATGACAGGTGAATTGGGATTTGCGGGAGCATTAGGGTTCGCTGGTGCAGGAGCATTTGGATCCACAGGAGCGTTAGGATTTATTGGAGCGGGAGCATTAGGATTGACTGGTGCATTAGGGTTCACTGGAGCAGGAGCATTTGGATCCAGAGGAGCGTTTGGATTTACTGGAGTGGGAGCATTAGGATCAACTGGTGCGTTGGGGTTCACTGGAGCTGGAGCATTTGGATTCACAGGTGCGTTGGGATCCACTGGTGCATTAGGGCCAACTGGGGCATTAGGATCGACAGGAGCGTTAGGGTTCACTGGTGCAGGAGCATTAGGATCAACAGGTGCGTTGGGATCGACTGGTGCATTTGGACCAACTGGGGCATTGGGATCAACTGGAGCGTTGGGATTCACTGGGGCGTTGGGATCCACTGGCGTGTTAGGGTCGACTGGTGCATTAGGGCCAACTGGGGCATTAGGATCGACAGGAGCGTTAGGGTTCACTGGTGCAGGAGCATTAGGATCAACAGGTGCGTTGGGGTCGACTGGTGCATTTGGACCAACTGGGGCATTAGGATCAACTGGAGCGTTGGGATCCACCGGTGCATTGGGATCGACTGGTGCATTGGGGCCAACTGGAGCATTCGGATCGACTGGCGCGTTAGGATCAACTGGAGCGTTGGGGTTCACTGGTGCGTTGGGATCCACTGGTGCATTGGGACCAACTGGAGCATTCGGATCGACTGGCGCGTTAGGGTTCACTGGTGCAGGAGCATTAGGATCAACAGGTGCGTTGGGGTCGACTGGTGCATTTGGACCAACTGGGGCATTAGGATCAACTGGAGCGTTGGGATCCACTGGTGCATTGGGATCGACTGGTGCATTGGGGCCTACTGGAGCATTCGGATCGACTGGCGCGTTAGGATCAACTGGAGCGTTGGGGTTCACTGGTGCGTTGGGATCCACTGGTGCATTGGGGCCAACTGGAGCATTCGGATCGACTGGCGCGTTGGGGTTCACTGGTGCGTTGGGATCCACTGGTGCATTGGGATCGACTGGTGCATCGGGAACAACTGGTGCATTAGGATCGACAGGCGCGTTAGGGTTCACTGGTGCAGGAGCATTAGGATCAACAGGTGCGTTGGGGTCGACTGGTGCATTAGGATCAACTGGAGCGTTGGGATTCACTGGTGCGTTGGGGTCCACTGGTGCATTGGGATCGACTGGTGCATTGGGGCCAACTGGTGCATTCGGATCGACTGGCGCGTTAGGATCAATTGGAGCGTTAGGGCTCACTGGTGCGTTGGGATCCACTGGTGCATTGGGGTCGACTGGTGCATTGGGACCAAGTGGTGCATTAGGATCAACAGGCGCGTTAGGATCGACTGGGGCGTTGGGATCAACGGGAGCGTTGGGGTCAACTGGTGCATTTGGATCGACAGGAGCGTTAGGGTTCACTGGCGCAGGAGCATTAGGATCAACAGGTGCGTTGGGGTCGACTGGTGCATTAGGATCAACTGGAGCGTTGGGATTCACTGGTGCGTTGGGGTCCACTGGTGCATTGGGATCGACTGGTGCATTGGGGCCAACTGGTGCATTCGGATCGACTGGCACGTTAGGATCAATTGGAGCGTTAGGGCTCACTGGTGCGTTGGGATCCACTGGTGCATTGGGGTCGACTGGTGCATTGGGACCAAGTGGTGCATTAGGATCAACAGGCGCGTTAGGATCGACTGGGGCGTTGGGATCAACGGGAGCGTTGGGGTCAACTGGTGCATTAGGATCAACCGGTTGATTTGGATTAATTGGAGCGTTAGGGTCGATTGGTGCGTTGGGATCCACAGGTGATAGAGTGGTTTCTTGAGGTGCAATAGTTGTGGTGCCGATTGGTGCGTTCGGGTCGATTGGTGCATTTGGGTCAACTGGCGCGTTGGGATCGATTGGTGCGTTGGGATCAACTGGTGCGTTGGGATCAACTGGTGCGTTGGGATCAATTGGAGCATTTGGATCAACTGGCGCGTTGGGATCAATTGGTGCGTTGGGATCAATTGGTGCGTTGGGATCAACTGGTGCGTTGGGATCAATTGGCGCATTGGGATCCACAGGAGCATTTGGATCGCTCGGAGCGTTAGGTTCGACTGGTGCGTTGGGATCCGCAGGAGATAGAGTGGTTTCCTCAGGTGCAATAGTTGTGGTGCCGACTGGTGCGTTCGGGTCGATTGGTGCATTTGGATCGACTGGCGCGTTGGGATCAACTGGTGCGTTGGGATCAATTGGTGCGTTGGGATCAACTGGTGCGTTGGGATCAATCGGAGCATTTGGATCAACTGGCGCGTTGGGATCAATTGGTGCGTTGGGATCAATTGGTGCGTTGGGATCAACTGGTGCGTTGGGGTCAATTGGAGCATTTGGATCAACTGGCGCGTTGGGATCAATTGGTGCGTTGGGATCAACTGGTGCGTTGGGATCAATTGGAGCATTAGGATCAACTGGCGCGTTGGGATCAATTGGTGCGTTGGGATCCACAGGAGCATTTGGATCGCTCGGAGCGTTAGGATCGACTGGTGCGTTTGGATTTGCAGGAGATAGAGTGGTTTCCTCAGGTGCAATAGTTGTGGTGCCGATTGGTGCGTTCGGGTCGATTGGTGCATTTGGATCGACTGGCGCGTTGGGATCAACTGGCGCGTTGGGATCGATTGGTGCGTTGGGATCAACTGGCGCATTTGGATCGCTCGGAGCGTTAGGATCGACTGGTGCGTTGGGATCCGCAGGAGATAGAGTGGTTTCCTCAGGTGCAATAGTTGTGGTGCCGATTGGTGCGTTCGGGTCGATTGGTGCATTTGGATCGACTGGCGCGTTGGGATCAACTGGCGCGTTGGGATCGATTGGTGCGTTGGGATCAACTGGCGCATTGGGATTGATTGGTGCATTGGGATCAATTGGTGCGTTGGGATCGATTGGTGCATTGGGATCCACGGGAGCATTTGGATCGCTCGGAGCGTTAGGATCGACTGGTGCGTTGGGATCCGCAGGAGATAGAGTGGTCTCCTCAGGTGCAATAGTTGTGGTGCCGATTGGTGCGTTCGGGTCGATTGGTGCATTTGGATCGACTGGCGCGTTAGGATCGATTGGTGCGTTGGGATCAACTGGTGCGTTGGGATCAACTGGTGCGTTGGGATCAATTGGAGCATTTGGATCAACTGGCGCGTTGGGATCAACTGGCGCATTGGGATCGATTGGTGCGTTGGGATCAACTGGTGCGTTGGGATCGAGTGGAGCGTTGGGATCGATTGGTGCTACAGGATCGACTGGAGGCAGTGTTGTTTCCTGAGGTGCAATAGTTGTAGAGTCGACTGGGGCATTAGGATCAACAGGAGCGGCTGTATCCCAGTTGGGATCTATGGTTGTATTCGGA
It encodes the following:
- the LOC132795810 gene encoding nascent polypeptide-associated complex subunit alpha, muscle-specific form encodes the protein MTTKISRFLLILLLAGMLEKNQNGLNTNAQIININCDGKSAICVGPSTYQYCYADIASGAVQQCPANTRCINDSLEICLPVKSDGSAPTAAVAKMTTITDSPIVQGASSSSAIIESTTGNVIIPTKPTTEGPAQSSDPTEAPVTTAQPIDTTLASVETTTTVPIETTSQPIVDTTVGNTAAPVAPESTIPSEPVGTTTDAAVDPNTTIDPNWDTAAPVDPNAPVDSTTIAPQETTLPPVDPVAPIDPNAPLDPNAPVDPNAPIDPNAPVDPNAPVDPNAPIDPNAPVDPNAPVDPNAPIDPNAPVDPNAPIDPNAPIGTTTIAPEETTLSPADPNAPVDPNAPSDPNAPVDPNAPIDPNAPIDPNAPINPNAPVDPNAPIDPNAPVDPNAPVDPNAPIDPNAPIGTTTIAPEETTLSPADPNAPVDPNAPSDPNAPVDPNAPIDPNAPVDPNAPVDPNAPIDPNAPIGTTTIAPEETTLSPANPNAPVDPNAPSDPNAPVDPNAPIDPNAPVDPNAPIDPNAPVDPNAPIDPNAPVDPNAPIDPNAPVDPNAPIDPNAPIDPNAPVDPNAPIDPNAPVDPNAPIDPNAPVDPNAPVDPNAPIDPNAPVGTTTIAPEETTLSPADPNAPVEPNAPSDPNAPVDPNAPIDPNAPVDPNAPIDPNAPIDPNAPVDPNAPIDPNAPVDPNAPVDPNAPIDPNAPVDPNAPIDPNAPIGTTTIAPQETTLSPVDPNAPIDPNAPINPNQPVDPNAPVDPNAPVDPNAPVDPNAPVDPNAPLGPNAPVDPNAPVDPNAPVSPNAPIDPNVPVDPNAPVGPNAPVDPNAPVDPNAPVNPNAPVDPNAPVDPNAPVDPNAPAPVNPNAPVDPNAPVDPNAPVDPNAPVDPNAPVDPNAPLGPNAPVDPNAPVDPNAPVSPNAPIDPNAPVDPNAPVGPNAPVDPNAPVDPNAPVNPNAPVDPNAPVDPNAPVDPNAPAPVNPNAPVDPNAPVVPDAPVDPNAPVDPNAPVNPNAPVDPNAPVGPNAPVDPNAPVNPNAPVDPNAPVDPNAPVGPNAPVDPNAPVDPNAPVDPNAPVGPNAPVDPNAPVDPNAPAPVNPNAPVDPNAPVGPNAPVDPNAPVNPNAPVDPNAPVDPNAPVGPNAPVDPNAPVDPNAPVDPNAPVGPNAPVDPNAPVDPNAPAPVNPNAPVDPNAPVGPNAPVDPNTPVDPNAPVNPNAPVDPNAPVGPNAPVDPNAPVDPNAPAPVNPNAPVDPNAPVGPNAPVDPNAPVNPNAPAPVNPNAPVDPNAPTPVNPNAPLDPNAPAPVNPNAPVNPNAPAPINPNAPVDPNAPAPANPNAPANPNSPVIPNSPSTPVIPNAPINPPVIPLIPSVPTRPTIRPIPQFPFWPRPHESGNGQVAPTRRPFWPNWHNWVNGWIPTNKPALPSNNKPETAESIEQPSGGTISNENASVEQDNKKTEDQSKEQEQKKPSPADNSSAENKDSKKPKDSNEEKDNEKKKNNNSSEDKNNKKEEHKSKDSKEEKDKKKSNNSDEDKKDDSDKKKSNSEEEKKDDKKDSKQSKDSKESKDSEQKKSSEDEDSEDLNSKEKKQYVKDVIKKLKDEDECDEDDVYPDVRDCRKYYRCEVKKSGKHKYVHLRCDNKERFDYRSLKCISKDDAKCLRK